A window of Cellulomonas fimi contains these coding sequences:
- the ftsX gene encoding permease-like cell division protein FtsX yields the protein MRLQFILSEIGQGLRRNLSMTVSVVLVTFVSLTFVGSAALLQLQIGKMKDDWYDKVEVSVFLCPQNSSEPTCASGEVTDEQRADIRSALDAPEIAPYVETVYEETKEQAFAAFQEQFADQFWASAATADDMNSSYRIKLTDPQKYQVVADVVSGRPGVEEVQDQRRLFDKLFLVLNRATLLAGGLAAVMLLAAVLLITTTIRLSALSRRRETGIMKLVGASTIFIQLPFMLEGAIAATVGALLAVGGLWLGVEYLVTDWLGASVGWIPYVSTADVLAVAPALVGVAILLAAISSLVTLSRYTKV from the coding sequence GTGCGACTCCAGTTCATCCTCTCCGAGATCGGGCAGGGCCTGCGGCGCAACCTGTCGATGACGGTCTCGGTCGTCCTCGTCACCTTCGTCTCGCTCACGTTCGTCGGGTCCGCGGCGCTCCTGCAGCTCCAGATCGGCAAGATGAAGGACGACTGGTACGACAAGGTCGAGGTCTCCGTCTTCCTGTGCCCGCAGAACTCGTCCGAGCCGACGTGCGCGTCCGGCGAGGTCACGGACGAGCAGCGGGCCGACATCCGGTCCGCGCTCGACGCCCCGGAGATCGCCCCGTACGTCGAGACCGTGTACGAGGAGACGAAGGAGCAGGCGTTCGCCGCGTTCCAGGAGCAGTTCGCCGACCAGTTCTGGGCGTCCGCGGCGACCGCCGACGACATGAACTCGTCGTACCGGATCAAGCTCACCGACCCGCAGAAGTACCAGGTGGTCGCCGACGTCGTGTCCGGCCGGCCCGGCGTCGAGGAGGTGCAGGACCAGCGACGGCTGTTCGACAAGCTGTTCCTCGTCCTCAACCGCGCGACGCTGCTCGCGGGTGGTCTCGCCGCCGTCATGCTGCTCGCCGCGGTCCTGCTCATCACCACGACGATCCGGCTGTCCGCGCTCAGCCGCCGCCGCGAGACGGGGATCATGAAGCTCGTCGGCGCGTCCACGATCTTCATCCAGCTGCCGTTCATGCTCGAGGGCGCCATCGCGGCGACCGTGGGGGCGCTGCTCGCCGTCGGCGGGTTGTGGCTGGGCGTCGAGTACCTCGTGACGGACTGGCTCGGCGCGTCCGTCGGATGGATCCCGTACGTCAGCACCGCCGACGTCCTCGCGGTCGCGCCCGCGCTGGTCGGCGTCGCGATCCTGCTCGCGGCGATCTCGTCGCTCGTGACCCTCAGCCGCTACACGAAGGTGTGA
- a CDS encoding peptidoglycan DD-metalloendopeptidase family protein, protein MARRRRLTAVLAALALVAGVAVASPALADPIDDRRKAAEQRAAANAKAQADAEAAMEGLDANLQVTAARLLELQAQIPAAQAKLDEAKAALEKAQREAALIAARLVDAQEQQVTLSAKIQTDTDEAARMRAAIGQMAREAYRGGGEVSGVSVILDAESTEDFVQKYGLVSTALRTQAQVLDALKAAEASNRNAQARLDAVEDRITELKAEADQKVVEADQARQAAADAKATLDSLVAEQQAQQASLESQKSALAAALAQMDAEAKAIENELRAAIEAQRARDAAAGKPQPAPGPVGGGLFSNPTSISPIYVTSEYGMRLHPTLGYVRLHAGIDLRTYCNTKVYAGRAGTVTWAKTRYGFGNQVMIDSGFVNGNAVSASYNHLTSFAVATGQRVERGQLIGYSGNTGTSAACHLHFEVYVNGSTTNPRPLLGL, encoded by the coding sequence GTGGCCCGTCGCCGTCGCCTGACCGCCGTGCTCGCCGCCCTCGCGCTGGTGGCGGGCGTCGCCGTCGCCTCGCCCGCGCTGGCCGACCCGATCGACGACCGCCGCAAGGCCGCCGAGCAGCGGGCCGCCGCGAACGCGAAGGCGCAGGCCGACGCCGAGGCGGCGATGGAGGGTCTCGACGCGAACCTCCAGGTCACCGCGGCACGTCTGCTGGAGCTGCAGGCGCAGATCCCCGCGGCGCAGGCGAAGCTCGACGAGGCGAAGGCCGCCCTGGAGAAGGCGCAGCGCGAGGCCGCGCTCATCGCGGCACGCCTCGTCGACGCCCAGGAGCAGCAGGTCACCCTGTCCGCCAAGATCCAGACGGACACCGACGAGGCCGCGAGGATGCGCGCCGCGATCGGCCAGATGGCCCGCGAGGCGTACCGCGGCGGGGGAGAGGTCTCGGGCGTCAGCGTCATCCTCGACGCCGAGAGCACCGAGGACTTCGTCCAGAAGTACGGGCTCGTCTCGACCGCGCTGCGGACGCAGGCCCAGGTGCTCGACGCCCTCAAGGCCGCCGAGGCCAGCAACCGCAACGCGCAGGCGCGGCTCGACGCGGTCGAGGACCGGATCACCGAGCTCAAGGCCGAGGCGGACCAGAAGGTCGTCGAGGCCGACCAGGCACGGCAGGCCGCCGCCGACGCGAAGGCCACCCTCGACTCGCTCGTCGCCGAGCAGCAGGCGCAGCAGGCGTCGCTCGAGTCGCAGAAGTCCGCGCTCGCCGCCGCGCTCGCGCAGATGGATGCCGAGGCCAAGGCCATCGAGAACGAGCTGCGCGCCGCGATCGAGGCGCAGCGCGCCCGCGACGCCGCCGCCGGAAAGCCGCAGCCCGCGCCCGGTCCCGTCGGCGGGGGCCTGTTCTCCAACCCGACGAGCATCAGCCCGATCTACGTGACGTCCGAGTACGGCATGCGTCTGCACCCGACGCTCGGGTACGTCCGCCTGCACGCCGGCATCGACCTGCGCACGTACTGCAACACCAAGGTGTACGCGGGCCGCGCCGGCACCGTGACCTGGGCGAAGACGCGCTACGGCTTCGGCAACCAGGTGATGATCGACAGCGGGTTCGTCAACGGCAACGCGGTGTCGGCGTCGTACAACCACCTCACGTCCTTCGCGGTGGCGACCGGGCAGCGCGTCGAGCGCGGGCAGCTCATCGGCTACTCCGGCAACACGGGTACCTCCGCGGCGTGCCACCTGCACTTCGAGGTCTACGTCAACGGCTCCACGACCAACCCCCGGCCGCTGCTCGGCCTCTGA